ATCCTTGTGCTGTACCCTGTTCACATCTGCagataaaatatattgaaatttattttactcCTGCTCTTTCGGTCGGGGTTTCCACGAATAATCCAAACGTTACCATGTTTTACATGTTGGAACTATGGAACCCTGGGAATGGTTTTGGTTTTACCGCAGGTCACTAGTGCAGCTTCTAAGATTCTGTGGTCCGCAGGCATTGAGACCACGGTGGTCTTCTGGCCGGTGAAGCTGAGGGACAGCGGCCGGGTGCTCTTCTTCCGCTTTCAGTTTTGGGACTGTGGAGAGAATTCGCTGCGCCGGTTCGACCACCTCCTCCCGGTACAACCCGCTGTCACCCGCGTACACAAATGAGACAATTTCCACTTATTTAGTTTCTACAATACTGCATTTTGTTAGAACAAAAACTGCACGAAGATGTTCGGTATCGATGCGTATTTTGCGCTGATGCACtgttagaatttttttcccttcaatctcattttttatttatagacaTTATACTTGAGAATTAATACTGATGTTTTTGGCTGCTGTTTGCTGTTATGTGTGGTTGCTACATAGTTAGGATGGGCATCACACTAGATAAGCTGTGAGCAAAAtacattgtatttacatttatctgacacttttctccaaagcgacgtacacttATCTACCAAttaaatacagctgggtaattttactctagtaatttacagtaagtaccttgctcaagggtactatagccggaggtggggatcgaacctgcgatctttggctctgaagacagcagctttaaccattacgctacctgCTGTATCCTAGTTCATTGTCAGCTGTATTTAACATTTGATAATGTTGCACAGTAGCgttcacatttttcagtctagatatttttttctttctcttgtcTTCCATATTTTCAGTCCTGCAAGGAGCAGATGGATGCCATTCTCTTCCTGTTCTCCTTCATAGACCACGCTTCCTTTGTTGACCTGTCGAGTCAGATTGCTCGTGGCACCGGTGCTTCTGACAACATCGTGAAGGTTGTGGTGGGCACCAAGTATCCTTCCTCATTTCTTGATTTGCAACCTCTGCATATAGATTCTAGCAGACAGAACTTAGGAAGtctaaccttttttttttttttttttatttgtgctaaGGTGGCTCAGCAGGAAGTATAGTGGGTTGAATCAGTTCCCAGTTCTGCCTCTCTGGGGTTTCCACTCTCTCACTGcgttgacatgtttttttttttttctccagtttcctcttgaaggggggtgcggtggcgcggtgggtttggccgggtcccgctctccggcgggtctggggttcgagtcctgctcggggtgctttgcgacggactggcgtcccgtcctgggtgcgtccccacCCCCTTCGGCCTCGTGCCCCGTCTTGCCGAgtcaggctccggcttgctgcaacccagctcgggacaagcgccTTTAGCCAGCGTGTGCGTTTCCTCTTGAATTCCAAAGACGTACACACTTTGATTTAGAGTCACCGTTCCTCTAAcagcagctggtggcgtagtgatttGAGTTGTTGCCTTGAAATCAAAAGCTCtaggttcaactcccacttgCTGCTTtaggacccttgagcagggtagtGTTCCACTAAAAAtttcacagctgtataaatgacaaaatttttgCACATaactatattaataaatattgctGTTCAGAGCGCTTGGCCTTGACAGCTTCCCCAGATTTGACTTATTCATGCACACGGATGTGACCgaggaggaggtgaggagcTTCCAGGCGGCATCGGGGATACCCGTGTTTCGTGTTGGGGGTGACGtttgtggtgggtggggggaggtggcGCCGCTGCTCAACGCCCTGGCCGAGCTCCTGTGGCATCAGGACCGCCTGGCAGCGGGGAAGATGCCCCCCCAGCCGTCCTCCCGGGGTGAGACTGGGGACCTTGCTGGATGTTGACTGAACCGCTGTGTGCCTTCGTAAAGAGACGTGTCAGTGAGGGATGTTTCTGGGAACTGCAATGATCCCAAAATGTCTGGACTGAATGGCATTGAAATATAAAAGTATTTGAACTGTCTTCTGCTTAAGTGCTGACTACTGTATATTGATTTAGTTGTTTGAATTCCCCTGGATGAATATGAAAAGTGCTCTCATACAGGAAAAATGACAACTGATGCCGAATTCTGTATTTGTTACGTGAACTGAAACTGCTTTGTGACAAGCGCAAACAGAATGGGGGGAATCGggtataataaaaagaaatctcGCCCTCCGATGGGCCGGCGTCGCATCCTGACTTACAAAATAACTAATAAAACGTCTTTGTTTTTCGCCCTGATTACCGAGCGCCGTAGCATCAGACTTGCAATTGTGAAATTTGTTAGGCCCTAACCTAATGCGAGCAACAAAAATGAAGCTTCTTGAATATGCCCACTGCTTTAGTAGGGAGTATTCAGTAGTTTTGATGttataaatctgtaaaaataatattgtgcaAATTAGAACGCAGCTCGAGGACGTGTTTCAGGACGGATGGTTTGAGGATTGACGCCGAACAGCAAGAAGATGAAAGGCTTGACCGGTTGTACGCCA
Above is a genomic segment from Scleropages formosus chromosome 2, fSclFor1.1, whole genome shotgun sequence containing:
- the cplane2 gene encoding ciliogenesis and planar polarity effector 2 isoform X2; this encodes MLGAACSWPPTCCELMARSLRPGSLVHVDWHRSAEAKEFFSRLQHKKKRRKFGLLEAPVMPPSISVDTVNYKVFISGKSAVGKTTLAARLAGLDVPRMHYETTGIETTVVFWPVKLRDSGRVLFFRFQFWDCGENSLRRFDHLLPSCKEQMDAILFLFSFIDHASFVDLSSQIARGTGASDNIVKVVVGTKFDLFMHTDVTEEEVRSFQAASGIPVFRVGGDVCGGWGEVAPLLNALAELLWHQDRLAAGKMPPQPSSRGETGDLAGC
- the cplane2 gene encoding ciliogenesis and planar polarity effector 2 isoform X1, encoding MFSEPLGGDVEQTRAAASYWIRRRKQGRVLCQNEATLISVKCGWNREQGGAGEWARCMLGAACSWPPTCCELMARSLRPGSLVHVDWHRSAEAKEFFSRLQHKKKRRKFGLLEAPVMPPSISVDTVNYKVFISGKSAVGKTTLAARLAGLDVPRMHYETTGIETTVVFWPVKLRDSGRVLFFRFQFWDCGENSLRRFDHLLPSCKEQMDAILFLFSFIDHASFVDLSSQIARGTGASDNIVKVVVGTKFDLFMHTDVTEEEVRSFQAASGIPVFRVGGDVCGGWGEVAPLLNALAELLWHQDRLAAGKMPPQPSSRGETGDLAGC